The following are encoded in a window of Bradyrhizobium sp. WBOS07 genomic DNA:
- a CDS encoding tripartite tricarboxylate transporter substrate binding protein BugD, with translation MTKAVWAALFAVLAAVGAARADDYPTRPITIIVPFAAGGPSDAMARVLAERMRVPLGQPVVIENVTGAGGSIGVGRAVQSPPDGYTISFGHLGTHVANGAVYKLKFDLVADLEPVVLLPSNPMMVVSKNAVPATSLKELIEWLKSRSSAPTAGTAGAGSGSHIAGVYLESISGVKLQYVPYRGTAPALNDLIAGQIDIMVDQASNSIGQVRAGTIRAYGITDSKRLASAPEIPTVEEAGLKGFNMTLWSGMWVPKGTPKEIVAKLNAAAVEALNDPAVRKQLENQGLEMTPKDQLAPEALGTRQKAEIAKWWPIIKAANIKVD, from the coding sequence ATGACGAAGGCCGTCTGGGCTGCGCTGTTTGCTGTTCTCGCTGCTGTCGGCGCCGCGCGCGCCGATGACTATCCCACCCGTCCGATCACCATCATCGTGCCGTTCGCGGCGGGCGGACCGTCCGATGCGATGGCGCGCGTGCTTGCCGAGCGCATGCGGGTGCCGCTCGGCCAGCCCGTGGTGATCGAGAACGTCACCGGCGCCGGCGGCTCGATCGGCGTCGGCCGCGCCGTGCAATCGCCGCCGGACGGCTACACCATCTCGTTCGGCCATCTCGGCACCCACGTCGCCAACGGCGCCGTCTACAAGCTCAAGTTCGATCTCGTCGCCGATCTCGAGCCGGTGGTGCTGCTGCCGAGCAATCCGATGATGGTCGTCAGCAAGAATGCGGTGCCCGCGACGTCGCTGAAGGAGCTGATCGAGTGGCTGAAATCGCGCAGCTCGGCGCCGACGGCGGGCACCGCCGGCGCCGGCTCCGGCAGCCACATTGCCGGCGTCTATTTGGAAAGCATCTCCGGCGTCAAGCTGCAATACGTGCCGTATCGCGGCACCGCGCCCGCGCTGAACGACCTGATCGCCGGCCAGATCGACATCATGGTCGACCAGGCCTCCAACTCGATCGGTCAGGTCCGCGCCGGCACCATCCGCGCCTACGGCATCACCGACAGCAAGCGCCTGGCCTCGGCGCCGGAGATCCCGACCGTGGAGGAGGCGGGCCTGAAGGGCTTCAACATGACGCTGTGGTCGGGCATGTGGGTTCCGAAGGGCACGCCGAAGGAGATCGTGGCAAAGCTCAACGCCGCGGCCGTGGAAGCGCTGAACGATCCCGCCGTGAGGAAGCAGCTCGAAAACCAGGGTCTGGAGATGACGCCGAAGGACCAGCTCGCCCCCGAAGCGCTCGGCACAAGGCAGAAGGCCGAGATCGCAAAATGGTGGCCGATCATCAAGGCGGCGAACATCAAGGTGGATTGA
- a CDS encoding threonine synthase: protein MRDNDNLTIERSTFVTHLECAMEGDHYAADQVHNLSKAGKPLLVRYDLAGVKKALTKDALAQRPGDMWRYRELLPVRKCQDIVSLGEVTTPLIRLPKLAKKLGGGEIIVKDEGRLPTGSFKARGLVMAVSMGKALGIKHMAMPTNGNAGAALAAYATSCGIKTTIFCPADTPEVNVSEIELQGATVYRVNGYIDDCGKIVGEGKAKVGWFDTSTLKEPYRIEGKKTMGLELAEQLGWDVPDVIFYPTGGGTGLIGMWKAFDELEKIGFIGSKRPRMVAVQASGCAPMVRAFEAGTEHATRWEDAHTIASGIRVPQAIGDFLILRAVRESKGFAIAVDDDKISAALNEVAREEGLLLCPEGAATYAAYKESLADGRVSKGDRVMLFNCATGLKYPLPPVTRTLDRHKPIDYAQF, encoded by the coding sequence ATGCGCGACAACGACAACCTCACCATCGAACGCTCGACCTTCGTCACCCATCTCGAATGCGCGATGGAGGGCGATCACTACGCCGCCGACCAGGTCCATAATCTCTCCAAGGCCGGCAAGCCGTTGCTGGTGCGCTACGATCTTGCGGGCGTGAAGAAGGCGCTGACCAAGGACGCCCTCGCGCAGCGGCCGGGCGACATGTGGCGCTACCGCGAGCTCTTGCCGGTGCGCAAGTGCCAGGACATCGTCTCGCTCGGCGAGGTCACCACGCCGCTGATCCGGCTGCCCAAATTGGCTAAGAAGCTCGGCGGCGGCGAGATCATCGTCAAGGACGAGGGACGGCTGCCGACCGGCTCGTTCAAGGCGCGCGGCCTCGTCATGGCGGTGTCGATGGGCAAGGCGCTCGGCATCAAGCACATGGCGATGCCGACCAACGGCAATGCTGGCGCAGCGCTGGCGGCCTACGCCACGAGCTGCGGCATCAAGACCACGATCTTCTGCCCGGCGGATACGCCAGAGGTGAACGTCAGCGAGATCGAGCTGCAGGGCGCCACGGTCTACCGCGTCAACGGCTATATCGACGATTGCGGCAAGATCGTCGGCGAGGGCAAGGCCAAGGTCGGCTGGTTCGACACCTCGACCTTGAAGGAGCCGTACCGTATCGAGGGCAAGAAGACGATGGGCCTCGAGCTCGCCGAGCAGCTCGGCTGGGACGTGCCGGACGTGATCTTCTATCCGACCGGCGGCGGCACCGGCCTGATCGGCATGTGGAAGGCGTTCGACGAGCTGGAGAAGATCGGCTTCATCGGCTCAAAGCGCCCGCGCATGGTCGCGGTGCAGGCCTCCGGCTGCGCGCCGATGGTGCGGGCCTTTGAGGCCGGCACCGAGCACGCGACGCGCTGGGAGGACGCCCACACCATCGCTTCTGGCATCCGCGTGCCGCAGGCGATCGGCGATTTCCTGATCCTGCGCGCGGTGCGCGAGAGCAAGGGCTTTGCCATCGCGGTCGACGACGACAAGATCTCGGCGGCATTGAACGAAGTCGCGCGCGAGGAGGGGCTGCTGCTCTGTCCCGAGGGCGCCGCCACCTACGCCGCCTACAAGGAGAGCCTTGCCGACGGCCGCGTCTCGAAGGGGGACCGCGTCATGCTGTTCAACTGCGCCACCGGCCTGAAATATCCGCTGCCGCCGGTCACCCGCACGCTCGACCGCCACAAGCCGATCGATTACGCGCAGTTCTAG
- the lpdA gene encoding dihydrolipoyl dehydrogenase, with protein MADTSFDVIIIGSGPGGYVTAIRAAQLGFKTAIVEKSYLGGICLNWGCIPTKALLRSAEIYHYMQHAKDYGLSAEKISFDPKAVVQRSRGVSKRLNDGVGFLMKKNKVSVIWGAASIDAPGKVTVKKSDVEAPKGALGEGSYQAKHIIVATGARPRVLPGLEPDKKLVWTYFEAMVPERMPKSLLVVGSGAIGIEFASFFHTMGSDVTVVEVLPQILPVEDAEIAGLARKRLEKQGIKIMSSTKVTKLEKKADSVVATIDDGKGKPVTTEFERVISAVGVVGNIENLGLEKLGVKTDRGIIVVDGYGKTNVPGIYAIGDVAGPPMLAHKAEHEGVICVEAIKGLNPHPMDKNLIPGCTYCQPQVASVGLTEAKAKENGREIRVGRFPFVGNGKAIALGEDQGLVKVIFDKKTGQLLGAHMVGAEVTELIQGYVVAMNLETTEEELMHAVFPHPTLSEMMKEAVLDAYGRVLNI; from the coding sequence ATGGCCGACACATCCTTCGACGTCATCATCATCGGCTCCGGTCCCGGCGGCTACGTCACTGCGATCCGCGCCGCGCAGCTCGGCTTCAAGACCGCGATCGTCGAAAAGTCCTACCTCGGCGGCATCTGCCTGAACTGGGGCTGCATCCCGACCAAAGCGCTGCTGCGTTCGGCCGAGATCTATCACTACATGCAGCACGCCAAGGATTATGGCCTGTCGGCAGAGAAGATCTCGTTCGATCCGAAAGCCGTGGTGCAGCGCTCGCGCGGCGTCTCCAAGCGCCTCAACGACGGTGTCGGCTTCCTGATGAAGAAGAACAAGGTCAGCGTGATCTGGGGCGCCGCCTCGATCGACGCGCCCGGCAAGGTCACCGTAAAGAAGTCCGACGTCGAAGCGCCGAAGGGCGCGCTGGGCGAGGGGAGCTATCAGGCCAAGCACATCATCGTCGCAACCGGCGCACGGCCGCGCGTGTTGCCGGGGCTCGAGCCCGACAAGAAGCTGGTCTGGACCTATTTCGAGGCGATGGTGCCGGAGCGGATGCCGAAGTCGCTGCTGGTGGTCGGCTCCGGCGCGATCGGAATCGAGTTCGCCTCGTTCTTCCACACCATGGGAAGCGATGTCACCGTGGTCGAGGTGCTGCCGCAGATCCTGCCGGTCGAGGACGCCGAGATCGCAGGCCTCGCGCGCAAGCGGCTCGAGAAGCAGGGCATCAAGATCATGTCCTCGACCAAAGTGACCAAGCTCGAGAAGAAGGCCGACAGCGTCGTCGCCACCATCGACGACGGCAAGGGCAAGCCGGTCACGACCGAGTTCGAGCGCGTGATCTCGGCGGTCGGCGTCGTCGGCAACATCGAGAATCTCGGCCTGGAAAAGCTCGGGGTGAAGACCGACCGCGGCATCATCGTCGTGGACGGCTACGGCAAGACCAACGTTCCCGGCATCTACGCTATCGGCGACGTCGCGGGTCCCCCCATGCTCGCGCACAAGGCCGAGCATGAGGGCGTGATCTGCGTCGAGGCGATCAAGGGCCTCAACCCGCATCCCATGGACAAGAATCTGATCCCGGGCTGCACCTATTGCCAGCCGCAGGTCGCCTCGGTCGGCCTCACGGAAGCCAAGGCCAAGGAGAACGGCCGCGAGATCCGCGTCGGCCGCTTCCCCTTCGTCGGCAACGGCAAGGCCATCGCGCTCGGCGAGGACCAGGGCCTCGTCAAGGTCATCTTCGACAAGAAGACCGGCCAGCTGCTCGGGGCCCACATGGTCGGCGCGGAGGTCACCGAGCTGATCCAGGGTTACGTCGTCGCCATGAATTTGGAGACGACGGAAGAGGAGCTGATGCACGCCGTGTTCCCGCATCCGACCCTGTCGGAGATGATGAAGGAAGCCGTGCTGGATGCGTATGGGCGGGTGTTGAACATATGA
- a CDS encoding pyruvate dehydrogenase complex dihydrolipoamide acetyltransferase yields MPINILMPALSPTMEKGNLAKWLKKEGDKVKSGDVIAEIETDKATMEVEAIDEGTIAKILVPEGTQDVPVNDVIAVLAGEGEDVKAAGSAKPSASAAPPKAEKPAEAPAAAPAPAPAPAALKAAPPPAAPAPQAAAPAAQSNGHGGRVFSSPLARRLAKEAGIDVGMVTGTGPHGRVVARDVEQAKSGKGLKAPAATPSGAPAIAPTMSDKQILSLFEPGSYEIVPHDGMRRTIAQRLTASIQNVPHFYLTIDCDIGKLLTAREEINAAAPKDKEKKPLYKISVNDFVIKAMAVALQKIPNCNVSWTESGMVKHHHSDVGVAVAMPGGLITPIIRKAETKTLSTISNEMKDFAARARSRKLKPEEYQGGTTAVSNLGMYGISHFTAVINPPHATILAVGTSEERPVVRGGKIEIAHMMSVTLSCDHRAIDGALGAELIGAFKQLIENPVMMMV; encoded by the coding sequence ATGCCCATCAACATCCTGATGCCCGCTCTCTCGCCGACGATGGAGAAGGGCAACCTCGCCAAATGGCTGAAGAAGGAAGGCGACAAGGTCAAGTCCGGCGACGTGATCGCCGAGATCGAGACCGACAAGGCGACCATGGAGGTCGAGGCCATCGACGAGGGCACGATCGCCAAGATCCTGGTGCCCGAGGGCACGCAGGACGTCCCGGTCAACGACGTGATCGCGGTGCTTGCCGGCGAGGGCGAGGACGTGAAGGCCGCGGGGAGCGCCAAGCCGAGCGCTTCGGCCGCGCCGCCGAAAGCGGAGAAGCCCGCTGAAGCTCCTGCTGCTGCGCCAGCTCCCGCGCCCGCACCTGCCGCGCTCAAGGCCGCTCCGCCGCCTGCGGCTCCCGCGCCGCAGGCCGCAGCTCCGGCCGCGCAGAGCAACGGCCATGGCGGCCGTGTGTTCTCGTCACCGCTGGCGCGACGCCTCGCCAAGGAAGCCGGCATCGACGTCGGCATGGTCACCGGCACCGGTCCGCACGGCCGCGTGGTCGCACGCGACGTCGAGCAGGCCAAATCGGGCAAGGGTCTCAAGGCACCCGCCGCAACCCCGTCGGGCGCGCCCGCGATCGCGCCCACCATGTCGGACAAGCAGATCCTGTCGCTGTTCGAGCCGGGCTCCTACGAGATCGTCCCGCATGACGGCATGCGCCGCACCATCGCGCAGCGCCTGACCGCCTCGATCCAGAACGTCCCGCACTTCTACCTCACCATCGACTGCGACATCGGCAAGCTGCTCACTGCCCGCGAGGAGATCAATGCCGCAGCTCCCAAGGACAAGGAGAAGAAGCCGCTCTACAAGATCTCGGTCAACGACTTCGTCATCAAGGCGATGGCGGTGGCGCTGCAGAAGATCCCGAACTGCAACGTCAGCTGGACCGAAAGCGGCATGGTCAAGCATCACCATTCCGACGTCGGCGTTGCCGTCGCGATGCCGGGCGGCCTGATTACGCCGATCATCCGCAAGGCCGAGACCAAGACGCTCTCGACCATCTCCAACGAGATGAAGGATTTTGCCGCGCGCGCACGCTCGCGCAAATTGAAGCCCGAGGAATACCAGGGCGGCACCACCGCCGTCTCCAACCTCGGCATGTACGGCATCAGCCACTTCACAGCCGTGATCAACCCGCCGCATGCGACCATCCTGGCGGTCGGCACCAGCGAGGAACGTCCCGTCGTGCGCGGCGGCAAGATCGAGATCGCGCACATGATGAGCGTGACCTTGTCCTGCGATCACCGCGCCATCGACGGTGCGCTCGGCGCCGAGCTGATCGGCGCCTTCAAGCAGCTGATCGAAAACCCCGTCATGATGATGGTTTGA
- a CDS encoding nucleoside deaminase, translating into MAIESYHFDFMLEAIREAEASIAQGGLPIGAVLTRDNKIIARGHNNRVQENNPILHGEMSCLREAGAISFHDTVMYTTLSPCSMCAGALGLFKVKLVVIGESVTFEGSKDILDKFGIPWIDLADDRSITMMKNWRSIPANERLWQGDIGN; encoded by the coding sequence GTGGCGATTGAATCCTATCATTTCGATTTCATGCTGGAGGCGATCCGCGAGGCCGAGGCTTCGATCGCGCAAGGCGGCCTGCCGATCGGCGCGGTGCTGACGCGCGACAACAAGATCATCGCCCGCGGCCACAACAACCGCGTGCAGGAGAACAATCCGATCCTGCACGGCGAGATGAGCTGCCTGCGCGAGGCCGGCGCGATCTCGTTTCACGACACCGTCATGTACACCACATTGTCGCCGTGCTCGATGTGCGCGGGTGCGCTCGGGCTGTTCAAGGTCAAGCTGGTGGTGATCGGAGAATCCGTCACCTTCGAAGGCTCCAAGGACATCCTCGACAAGTTCGGTATCCCCTGGATCGACCTTGCCGACGACCGCTCCATCACCATGATGAAGAATTGGCGTTCCATCCCTGCCAATGAGCGCCTGTGGCAGGGCGACATCGGCAACTAA
- a CDS encoding DUF5076 domain-containing protein, which translates to MAGPKEQPLPPDVMARDDAVEILRVFVLDGGLSMAFQRAFEEPDMWGLLLVDLARHAARAYARESEYTEEDALNRILEMFQAEIERPTDTGTTTPRGKGH; encoded by the coding sequence ATGGCGGGCCCCAAGGAGCAGCCACTGCCGCCCGACGTCATGGCCCGCGACGATGCGGTCGAGATCCTGCGCGTGTTCGTGCTGGACGGCGGGCTGTCGATGGCGTTCCAGCGCGCCTTCGAGGAGCCCGACATGTGGGGCCTCCTGCTCGTCGATCTCGCCCGCCATGCCGCGCGCGCCTATGCGCGCGAGAGCGAATACACCGAGGAGGACGCGTTGAACCGGATCCTCGAGATGTTCCAGGCCGAGATCGAGCGTCCCACCGACACCGGCACGACGACGCCGCGCGGCAAGGGGCACTGA